In the genome of Meles meles chromosome 4, mMelMel3.1 paternal haplotype, whole genome shotgun sequence, one region contains:
- the COLQ gene encoding acetylcholinesterase collagenic tail peptide isoform X2: protein MTGLSLSLTHLLTVSGLLLSSACCSALPGLDPKKRGGHRACCLLTPPPPPLFPPPFLRGGRSLLLSPDMKNLILELETSPSSCVQGSLGSPGPPGPQGPPGLPGKIGPKGEKGELGLPGRKGRPGSPGVPGMPGPVGPEGPRGEKGDLGVMGLPGSRGPMGSKGYPGSRGEKGSRGERGDLGPKGEKGFPGFPGMLGQKGEMGPKGEPGITGPRGPRGRPGKRGKPGQKGDSGVMGPPGKPGPSGQPGRPGPPGPPGPPSAGQLLMGPKGDRGFPGPPGSCLCETPTNVNNPSYRESVFGPSLPHVPVIFVVNNQEELERLNTQNAIAFRKDQRSLYFKDSLGWLPIQVTPFYPVDYTVDHRGSCGDGVLQPGEECDDGNNNVDDDCISCHRAYCGDGHQHKGVEDCDGSDFGYLTCETYLPGSYGDLQCTPYCYIDSTSCRYFT from the exons CTCTTCCCGGCCTGGACCCGAAGAAGCGTGGTGGCCACAGAGCATGCTGCCTCCtgacgccccctcccccaccactcttCCCGCCACCTTTCCTCAGAGGGGGCCGAAGTCTG CTTCTCTCCCCAGACATGAAGAATCTTATCCTGGAACTGGAGACTTCGCCGTCCTCATGCGTGCAAGGATCGCTCGGCTCCCCTGGGCCGCCTGGCCCCCAG GGTCCACCGGGACTTCCTGGCAAGATAGGACCAAAGGGAGAAAAG GGGGAGCTTGGCCTACCAGGAAGGAAG GGTAGACCCGGCTCCCCGGGTGTTCCTGGCATGCCTGGGCCAGTCGGCCCTGAAGGACCCAGG GGTGAAAAAGGTGACCTGGGTGTGATGGGCTTGCCAGGGTCAAGAGGACCAATGGGCTCCAAG ggCTACCCTGGATCCAGAGGGGAAAAG GGATCCAGAGGTGAAAGGGGTGACTTGGGTCCCAAAGGAGAAAAG GGCTTCCCAGGATTTCCTGGAATGCTGGGGCAGAAA ggTGAAATGGGTCCAAAGGGTGAGCCTGGGATTACAGGACCTAGAGGACCCAGGGGAAGACCAGGAAAACGAGGAAAGCCG gGGCAGAAGGGAGATAGTGGAGTAATGGGCCCACCAGGCAAGCCTGGGCCTTCTGGTCAACCTGGCCGTCCAGGTCCCCCAGGCCCCCCGGGCCCCCCGTCCGCAG GACAACTTCTGATGGGACCCAAAGGGGACCGAGGATTTCCCGGGCCTCCAGGAAGCTGTCTTTGTGAAACCCCTACAAATGTGAATAACCCTTCCTACAGGGAATCCGTCTTTGGGCCCAGTTTGCCTCACGTTCCTGTG ATTTTTGTAGTCAACAACCAGGAGGAGCTTGAAAGGCTGAACACCCAAAACGCCATTGCCTTCCGCAAAGACCAGAGATCTCTGTACTTCAAGGACAGCCTTGGCTGGCTCCCCATCCAG GTGACCCCTTTCTACCCTGTGGACTACACTGTAGACCACCGCGGCTCCTGTGGGGACGGGGTCCTACAGCCCGGGGAGGAGTGTGATGACGGGAACAACAATGTGGACGATGACTGCATCA GCTGTCACCGGGCCTACTGTGGAGACGGTCACCAGCACAAGGGCGTGGAGGACTGTGATGGCTCTGACTTTGGCTACCTGACGTGCGAGACCTATCTTCCTGG GTCGTATGGAGACCTGCAGTGCACCCCGTACTGCTACATCGACTCCACATCCTGCCGCTACTTCACTTGa
- the COLQ gene encoding acetylcholinesterase collagenic tail peptide isoform X3, whose protein sequence is MVVLNPVTLGIYLQLSFRFIMSQPTFINSVLPISAALPGLDPKKRGGHRACCLLTPPPPPLFPPPFLRGGRSLGPPGLPGKIGPKGEKGELGLPGRKGRPGSPGVPGMPGPVGPEGPRGEKGDLGVMGLPGSRGPMGSKGYPGSRGEKGSRGERGDLGPKGEKGFPGFPGMLGQKGEMGPKGEPGITGPRGPRGRPGKRGKPGQKGDSGVMGPPGKPGPSGQPGRPGPPGPPGPPSAGQLLMGPKGDRGFPGPPGSCLCETPTNVNNPSYRESVFGPSLPHVPVIFVVNNQEELERLNTQNAIAFRKDQRSLYFKDSLGWLPIQVTPFYPVDYTVDHRGSCGDGVLQPGEECDDGNNNVDDDCISCHRAYCGDGHQHKGVEDCDGSDFGYLTCETYLPGSYGDLQCTPYCYIDSTSCRYFT, encoded by the exons CTCTTCCCGGCCTGGACCCGAAGAAGCGTGGTGGCCACAGAGCATGCTGCCTCCtgacgccccctcccccaccactcttCCCGCCACCTTTCCTCAGAGGGGGCCGAAGTCTG GGTCCACCGGGACTTCCTGGCAAGATAGGACCAAAGGGAGAAAAG GGGGAGCTTGGCCTACCAGGAAGGAAG GGTAGACCCGGCTCCCCGGGTGTTCCTGGCATGCCTGGGCCAGTCGGCCCTGAAGGACCCAGG GGTGAAAAAGGTGACCTGGGTGTGATGGGCTTGCCAGGGTCAAGAGGACCAATGGGCTCCAAG ggCTACCCTGGATCCAGAGGGGAAAAG GGATCCAGAGGTGAAAGGGGTGACTTGGGTCCCAAAGGAGAAAAG GGCTTCCCAGGATTTCCTGGAATGCTGGGGCAGAAA ggTGAAATGGGTCCAAAGGGTGAGCCTGGGATTACAGGACCTAGAGGACCCAGGGGAAGACCAGGAAAACGAGGAAAGCCG gGGCAGAAGGGAGATAGTGGAGTAATGGGCCCACCAGGCAAGCCTGGGCCTTCTGGTCAACCTGGCCGTCCAGGTCCCCCAGGCCCCCCGGGCCCCCCGTCCGCAG GACAACTTCTGATGGGACCCAAAGGGGACCGAGGATTTCCCGGGCCTCCAGGAAGCTGTCTTTGTGAAACCCCTACAAATGTGAATAACCCTTCCTACAGGGAATCCGTCTTTGGGCCCAGTTTGCCTCACGTTCCTGTG ATTTTTGTAGTCAACAACCAGGAGGAGCTTGAAAGGCTGAACACCCAAAACGCCATTGCCTTCCGCAAAGACCAGAGATCTCTGTACTTCAAGGACAGCCTTGGCTGGCTCCCCATCCAG GTGACCCCTTTCTACCCTGTGGACTACACTGTAGACCACCGCGGCTCCTGTGGGGACGGGGTCCTACAGCCCGGGGAGGAGTGTGATGACGGGAACAACAATGTGGACGATGACTGCATCA GCTGTCACCGGGCCTACTGTGGAGACGGTCACCAGCACAAGGGCGTGGAGGACTGTGATGGCTCTGACTTTGGCTACCTGACGTGCGAGACCTATCTTCCTGG GTCGTATGGAGACCTGCAGTGCACCCCGTACTGCTACATCGACTCCACATCCTGCCGCTACTTCACTTGa
- the COLQ gene encoding acetylcholinesterase collagenic tail peptide isoform X1 has translation MVVLNPVTLGIYLQLSFRFIMSQPTFINSVLPISAALPGLDPKKRGGHRACCLLTPPPPPLFPPPFLRGGRSLLLSPDMKNLILELETSPSSCVQGSLGSPGPPGPQGPPGLPGKIGPKGEKGELGLPGRKGRPGSPGVPGMPGPVGPEGPRGEKGDLGVMGLPGSRGPMGSKGYPGSRGEKGSRGERGDLGPKGEKGFPGFPGMLGQKGEMGPKGEPGITGPRGPRGRPGKRGKPGQKGDSGVMGPPGKPGPSGQPGRPGPPGPPGPPSAGQLLMGPKGDRGFPGPPGSCLCETPTNVNNPSYRESVFGPSLPHVPVIFVVNNQEELERLNTQNAIAFRKDQRSLYFKDSLGWLPIQVTPFYPVDYTVDHRGSCGDGVLQPGEECDDGNNNVDDDCISCHRAYCGDGHQHKGVEDCDGSDFGYLTCETYLPGSYGDLQCTPYCYIDSTSCRYFT, from the exons CTCTTCCCGGCCTGGACCCGAAGAAGCGTGGTGGCCACAGAGCATGCTGCCTCCtgacgccccctcccccaccactcttCCCGCCACCTTTCCTCAGAGGGGGCCGAAGTCTG CTTCTCTCCCCAGACATGAAGAATCTTATCCTGGAACTGGAGACTTCGCCGTCCTCATGCGTGCAAGGATCGCTCGGCTCCCCTGGGCCGCCTGGCCCCCAG GGTCCACCGGGACTTCCTGGCAAGATAGGACCAAAGGGAGAAAAG GGGGAGCTTGGCCTACCAGGAAGGAAG GGTAGACCCGGCTCCCCGGGTGTTCCTGGCATGCCTGGGCCAGTCGGCCCTGAAGGACCCAGG GGTGAAAAAGGTGACCTGGGTGTGATGGGCTTGCCAGGGTCAAGAGGACCAATGGGCTCCAAG ggCTACCCTGGATCCAGAGGGGAAAAG GGATCCAGAGGTGAAAGGGGTGACTTGGGTCCCAAAGGAGAAAAG GGCTTCCCAGGATTTCCTGGAATGCTGGGGCAGAAA ggTGAAATGGGTCCAAAGGGTGAGCCTGGGATTACAGGACCTAGAGGACCCAGGGGAAGACCAGGAAAACGAGGAAAGCCG gGGCAGAAGGGAGATAGTGGAGTAATGGGCCCACCAGGCAAGCCTGGGCCTTCTGGTCAACCTGGCCGTCCAGGTCCCCCAGGCCCCCCGGGCCCCCCGTCCGCAG GACAACTTCTGATGGGACCCAAAGGGGACCGAGGATTTCCCGGGCCTCCAGGAAGCTGTCTTTGTGAAACCCCTACAAATGTGAATAACCCTTCCTACAGGGAATCCGTCTTTGGGCCCAGTTTGCCTCACGTTCCTGTG ATTTTTGTAGTCAACAACCAGGAGGAGCTTGAAAGGCTGAACACCCAAAACGCCATTGCCTTCCGCAAAGACCAGAGATCTCTGTACTTCAAGGACAGCCTTGGCTGGCTCCCCATCCAG GTGACCCCTTTCTACCCTGTGGACTACACTGTAGACCACCGCGGCTCCTGTGGGGACGGGGTCCTACAGCCCGGGGAGGAGTGTGATGACGGGAACAACAATGTGGACGATGACTGCATCA GCTGTCACCGGGCCTACTGTGGAGACGGTCACCAGCACAAGGGCGTGGAGGACTGTGATGGCTCTGACTTTGGCTACCTGACGTGCGAGACCTATCTTCCTGG GTCGTATGGAGACCTGCAGTGCACCCCGTACTGCTACATCGACTCCACATCCTGCCGCTACTTCACTTGa